From Ostreibacterium oceani, the proteins below share one genomic window:
- a CDS encoding lysophospholipid acyltransferase family protein has protein sequence MIKILFNLFSHLPHRAAKRLAVVLGHLFFWLPNREKNIATINIARCFPELSSQAQQQLVKQTLIDNVNTLLELPRIFTKGGDYALSLIQSVHGQQHYDAALQSGNGVILLAPHLGNWEITIHYFNQFSPMTAMFAPPKQAFLYDILQQARESTGAKLVPTNITGIRALMKTLKNGGAIGILPDQQPKAGQGGVFADFMGHSALTMTLVSQLLQRQSATVLFVFAKRVASGYDIHILPAPEGLDHKDERLAATALNQGVAACVHLAPSQYQWTYKRFHRQPNDEQSPYENAP, from the coding sequence ATGATTAAAATCCTCTTTAACCTATTCTCCCATTTGCCGCACCGCGCTGCCAAACGACTGGCTGTGGTGCTAGGGCATTTGTTTTTTTGGCTACCAAATCGTGAAAAAAACATCGCCACCATCAACATCGCGCGGTGCTTCCCCGAGCTATCAAGCCAAGCGCAACAACAATTAGTCAAACAAACGTTGATTGATAATGTCAACACGCTACTTGAGTTACCGCGCATTTTTACCAAAGGGGGCGACTATGCTTTGTCATTGATTCAATCCGTACACGGCCAACAACACTACGATGCCGCACTGCAAAGTGGCAATGGCGTGATTTTACTGGCACCACATCTAGGTAATTGGGAAATTACCATCCATTATTTTAATCAGTTTTCTCCGATGACGGCGATGTTTGCACCACCCAAGCAGGCTTTTTTATATGATATTTTGCAACAAGCGAGAGAAAGCACAGGCGCAAAGCTAGTACCCACCAATATTACGGGCATTCGTGCGCTAATGAAAACACTAAAAAACGGCGGCGCGATTGGCATTTTACCCGACCAGCAACCCAAAGCTGGCCAAGGCGGTGTGTTTGCCGATTTTATGGGGCATTCTGCCTTGACCATGACGTTGGTCAGCCAATTATTACAACGCCAATCAGCCACGGTGTTATTTGTCTTTGCCAAACGCGTCGCAAGCGGCTATGACATTCATATTTTGCCTGCGCCAGAGGGGCTAGACCACAAAGACGAACGCCTAGCCGCCACCGCGCTTAACCAAGGCGTAGCAGCATGTGTCCACCTCGCCCCCAGTCAGTACCAATGGACTTATAAACGCTTTCACCGCCAGCCCAACGACGAGCAATCTCCCTATGAAAATGCCCCATAA